Within bacterium, the genomic segment TCGAGCGCGAGGAGGATCGTCTCCGCCATGCACGCCTCGCACGAGCGCGGCGGGAACCCGAAGTCGAGGCCGAACTCCACGGGCCCCGGGACTTCGATCACCCCCCCGTCGATAACCAGGATGTCGCTCCGACGGTCGTAGACGAGCCGGGAGACGTTTCGCGGACGCGCCACGTCGCAGACCACCGCCCCCGGACGGAGGTCCTCCGGCTCGATGAGGACGTCGGTGGCGGTGCTCACCGTGATCACCAGGTCGGCCACCCCCACCGCCCGCCGCACGTCGGTGGTCACCCGGACCCGGGCGCGCCCCGCCCCGCGGAGGCGCTCGGCCAGCGCGTCCAGCCGGGGACGCGTGCGCGCGGCGAGGACGAGCCCGCCCACCTGCCGGGCGAGGATCCGACAGCAGGCGGTGCCGATCGATCCGGTCGCGCCGATCACGGCCACCTCCGCCGCGGGGACGTCGATCCCCATCCGCTGCGCGCCGAGCAGCGCCCCCTCGATCGCGGTGGCGACGGTGAGGCTGTTGCCGGTGGTGACGCCGATCTCGAGGGCGTTCGCGACCGTGATCCCCCGGTCGCCGACCACCTTCGTGAAGGCGCCCAGGCCGACGATGCCGGCCCCCAGGCGTTCGGCGATGCGCCCGGCCTGAATCAGGCGGCGGTAGACCAATGGAGGTGGAGCGGCCAGGAGCACCCGCGGCGTCCAGGGGAGAGCGATGAACCACCCCTCGGCCGCCGCCCCCGTGCTCGACTGGATCCCGGTGATGTGCGAGGCCTCGAACGGGGGGACGGCGCGGAAGGCGGCTTCCACCAGGCGGGCGGGCAGGAACCGGGTGATCGGAAATTTTTGCGCATACTGGGAGACGTAGAGCGGATGCAGGATGAAGGCAAACCGTCCGAGGGAAGCCGTCATGCGCCGCGCGCCGCCCGCCTGCCGCTCATCGCCTCTTTCCCTCCCGCGCCTACGCCGGCTGCAGCGATTCGATCCGCGGCCGGAACCCGGCGCGCAGGAGACACTGCACGTAGTCCTCCGGCCGGAGCTCTTCGC encodes:
- a CDS encoding shikimate dehydrogenase: MTASLGRFAFILHPLYVSQYAQKFPITRFLPARLVEAAFRAVPPFEASHITGIQSSTGAAAEGWFIALPWTPRVLLAAPPPLVYRRLIQAGRIAERLGAGIVGLGAFTKVVGDRGITVANALEIGVTTGNSLTVATAIEGALLGAQRMGIDVPAAEVAVIGATGSIGTACCRILARQVGGLVLAARTRPRLDALAERLRGAGRARVRVTTDVRRAVGVADLVITVSTATDVLIEPEDLRPGAVVCDVARPRNVSRLVYDRRSDILVIDGGVIEVPGPVEFGLDFGFPPRSCEACMAETILLALERRYEDYTLGADVGLDKVDEIHALMRRHGFRLSGFRRFERKISDDEVDAIRQAARAAPAPGTVSLGL